TTCCCCCGACGGGGACGCGCTGCTGGAGGCACCGGCGGGCGCGGTCTCCGCCTGGCTGGAGCGGACCCTGCGCGAGGTGCCGCCCGGGTGCGAGGCGGAGCGGCTCGGCCTGGACGCGGCACTGGCCGAGCTGCTCACCCCCACGCCGGCCGACGATCTGTGGCTGCGCGACCCGTGGCCCTCCGACGAGTCGGCGGACGGGGACCTGTGACGCCCGGGTGGCCCTGTCGGACCGCGCCGCCGCCCGGACCGGCCACCGGACCGACCACCGGGCGGAGCAACGGACGGGTCGCCGGACAGGTCGCCGGACGGACCAACGGACGGGTCGCCGGACGGGTCAGAAGAGCTTGCCGGGGTTGAGCAGACCCAGCGGGTCGAAGGCCTGCTTGACCCCGCGCTGGATCTCCAGGCCCACCGGCCCGAGCTCCCGGGCGAGCCACTCCTTCTTCAGGACGCCGACCCCGTGCTCCCCGGTGATCGTCCCGCCCAGTTCCAGACCGAGTGCCATGATCGCGTCGAAGGACGCGCGGGCCCGCCGTGCCTCGTCCTCGTCGGCGGGGTCGAAGCAGACCACCGGGTGGGTGTTGCCGTCGCCCGCGTGCGCGCAGACCCCGATCAGCAGGCCGTGCGACCGGGCGATCTCGGCCGTGCCGTCCAGCATCTCGGCGAGCCGGGAGCGGGGCACGCACACGTCGTCGATCATCGTGGCGGGACGCAGGGTCTCCAGGGCGGTCAACGACATGCGGCGGGCCTGGAGGAGCAGTTCCGACTCCGCCTCGTCCTCGGCGGGCACGACGGCCGTCGCCCCGGCGGCGGTGCACAGCTCCCCCACCGCGGCGAGGTCCTCGACGGCGTGCGGGGTGTCGAAGGCGGCCAGCAGCAGTGCCTCGGTGGTCTCGGGCAGGCCCATCCTGCCGAGGGCGTTGACGGCGCGGACGGTCGTACGGTCCATGAGTTCCAGCAGCGAGGGCGTCAGCCCGGCCTCCATGACGGCGCAGACGGCCGCGCACGCCGCGGCGGCCGAGGGGAACTCGGCGGCGAGCGCGAGCTGCCGGGGCGGCGCGGGGCGCAGTGCGAGGACGGCCTGGACGACGACGCCGAGGCTGCCCTCGGAGCCGACGAAGAGCCGGGTGAGGTCGTAGCCGGCGACGCCCTTGGCGGTACGCCGGCCCGTGCGCAGGAGTCGCCCGTCGGCCAGCACGACGTCGAGGCCGAGCACGTACTCGGCGGTGACCCCGTACTTGACGCAGCACAGGCCGCCGGAGGCGGTGCCGATGTTGCCCCCGATGGTGCACTGTTCCCAGCTGGAGGGGTCGGGCGGGTAGTACAGCCCGTGTTCGGCGACGGCGCGGGACAGGACGGCGTTGACCACGCCCGGCTCGACCACGGCGATCCGGTCGACGGTGGAGATCTCCAGGATCCGGTCCATCTTGACCAGCGAGAGCACGATGCAGCCGTCGGAGGCGTTGGCGGCCCCGGACAGGCCCGTGCGGGCGCCCTGGGGAACCACGGGGACCCGTAGTTCGGTGGCGGTGCGCAGGACGTGCCGCACCTGTTCCACGGTCCGGGGCAGGACGACGGCGGCCGGGGTGCCGGCGGCGCAGAAGCTCGCCATGTCCGTGCTGTAGGAGGCGGTCACCTCGGGGTCGGTGAGGAGCGCTTCCTGGGGGAGGCCTTCGAGGAGGCGGGTACGGAGTCGGGTGGAGAGGTCTTCGTCCATGGGGTCAGCGTGGCACCCGGGGCCATCGGTGTGAACACGGCCGCGACCCTCTTCGGACACCTCCGTGAACTCTTCATATTGACGCACAGTGAGCACATGGACCGTATCGACGAGGAAGCGCAGCAGCCCGCGCCGCCCGTGACCTTCACCGGCCGCAAGACACTCGTGGCGGCCGCGGTCGCCGTGGTCCTGATCGCCGGGGCCCTGCTGATCCGACCGGCCCGGACCGGTGACGACGCCCGCCCCCCGGGGCCCAGCGAGCGGGCCGCGTCCGCGGTCGGCCTGGGCACCCCGGCGGCGGCGGTGGACCTGACGGCGCTGGTCGCGGACCGGGAGAAGCAGGTCACCAGGCACCCGGACGACGTGGCCTCCTGGGCCGTCCTGGGGTCCGCGTACCTGGAGCAGGGTCGGCGCACGGCCGACACGGCCTGGTACCCGAGGTCGGAGAAGGCCCTCAAGCGGTCGCTGGAGCTGCGGCCCGCCGAGCAGGGAAACTTCGACGCCATGACGGGCATGGGCTCGCTCGCCAACGCGCGCCGGGACTTCGGGACCGGCAGGAAGTGGGGCGAGCTGGTGCGGGCCCAGGCGCCGCGGCGGTGGACGGCGTACCCGGTGCTCGTGGACGCGTACACGGGCCTGGGCGACTACAAGGCCGCGCAGAAGGCGCTGGAGCGGTTGGAGGAGCTCCACTCGGGGCTGGCCTCGAACCTGCGGGCCTCGCAGGTGTACCGGGACCGCGGCTGGCGCGAGGACGCGGTGGTGGCGTTGGAACACGCGGGGGGCGCGGCGAAGACCCCGGCGGAGAAGGCGTACGTGCTGTTCCGGCTCGGGGAGCTGCTGTGGGAGCGGGGCGACGCGGCGGAGGCGATGGGCCAGTACGAGGCGGCGCTGCGGACGGACCCGGCGCGGGCGGAGGCGCTCGGCGGCCGGGCGCGGACGCTGGCGGCGCTGGGCCGGGGCGGCGAGGCGGTGCGGGACTACCGGCTGGCGCTGGGCCGCACGCCGGTGCCGCAGCTGGCGTTGGAGCTGGGCGAGCTGTTGGAGTCGCTGGGTCGGGCCGACGAGGCGCGGGTGCTGTACGACGCGCTGGGCACGATGACGAAGCGGGGCGGGACGCACGGGGTGAACGAGTCGGTGGTGCTGGGCCTGTACGAGGCCGACCACGGCGACCCGTCGGCGGCGGTGCGGCGCCTGTCGCAGGAGTGGTCGTCGAACAAGAGCATGCAGGTGGCCGACGCGCTGGGGTGGGCCCTGCACAAGGCGGGCGACGACACCGCGGCCCTGGAGTACGCGAAGAAGGCGACGGAACCGGGGCTGCGGAGCGCGGAGTTCGCCTACCACCGGGCCGTGATCGAGCGGGGTCTGGGCGACGAGGCGGCCGCGCGGCGGCACCTCCAGGAGGCGATGCGGACCAATCCGCGGTTCTCGCCGGTGCGCTCGCCGCTGGCGAAGGAGGCGCTGGAGGCGGTGGGGCAGCCGGCGCAGGGCGGCCCGGAGAACCTCCAGCCGCGCACCCCGTGGGTGGAGCCGGAGCTCCCGAAGCCGAACAAGCCGAAACCGGCGCCGGCGCCCGCGAAGCCGAAGTCGCAGCCGCAGCCGCAGCCGCAGCCGGCGAAGCCGAAGCCGAAGCCGAAGCCCGAAGCGAAGCCGGAGGCGAAGCCCGCCCCGAAGGCCTCACGGGCGAAGGTCGAGCAGGCGCAGCCGGAGCGGACACCGGAAGCCGCCCGACCCGAC
This region of Streptomyces sp. NBC_00513 genomic DNA includes:
- a CDS encoding FAD-binding oxidoreductase; the protein is MDEDLSTRLRTRLLEGLPQEALLTDPEVTASYSTDMASFCAAGTPAAVVLPRTVEQVRHVLRTATELRVPVVPQGARTGLSGAANASDGCIVLSLVKMDRILEISTVDRIAVVEPGVVNAVLSRAVAEHGLYYPPDPSSWEQCTIGGNIGTASGGLCCVKYGVTAEYVLGLDVVLADGRLLRTGRRTAKGVAGYDLTRLFVGSEGSLGVVVQAVLALRPAPPRQLALAAEFPSAAAACAAVCAVMEAGLTPSLLELMDRTTVRAVNALGRMGLPETTEALLLAAFDTPHAVEDLAAVGELCTAAGATAVVPAEDEAESELLLQARRMSLTALETLRPATMIDDVCVPRSRLAEMLDGTAEIARSHGLLIGVCAHAGDGNTHPVVCFDPADEDEARRARASFDAIMALGLELGGTITGEHGVGVLKKEWLARELGPVGLEIQRGVKQAFDPLGLLNPGKLF
- a CDS encoding lipopolysaccharide assembly protein LapB, yielding MDRIDEEAQQPAPPVTFTGRKTLVAAAVAVVLIAGALLIRPARTGDDARPPGPSERAASAVGLGTPAAAVDLTALVADREKQVTRHPDDVASWAVLGSAYLEQGRRTADTAWYPRSEKALKRSLELRPAEQGNFDAMTGMGSLANARRDFGTGRKWGELVRAQAPRRWTAYPVLVDAYTGLGDYKAAQKALERLEELHSGLASNLRASQVYRDRGWREDAVVALEHAGGAAKTPAEKAYVLFRLGELLWERGDAAEAMGQYEAALRTDPARAEALGGRARTLAALGRGGEAVRDYRLALGRTPVPQLALELGELLESLGRADEARVLYDALGTMTKRGGTHGVNESVVLGLYEADHGDPSAAVRRLSQEWSSNKSMQVADALGWALHKAGDDTAALEYAKKATEPGLRSAEFAYHRAVIERGLGDEAAARRHLQEAMRTNPRFSPVRSPLAKEALEAVGQPAQGGPENLQPRTPWVEPELPKPNKPKPAPAPAKPKSQPQPQPQPAKPKPKPKPEAKPEAKPAPKASRAKVEQAQPERTPEAARPDSPDAEPEREPRPEQD